Proteins encoded in a region of the Panicum hallii strain FIL2 chromosome 3, PHallii_v3.1, whole genome shotgun sequence genome:
- the LOC112884172 gene encoding zinc finger MYM-type protein 1-like → MLPLDGDASNPSSSRKGKRKAQERDLKSYFSPFVSSSINPSTHGSEVGNAIIEEEEVVETHLEDTNTIDQQPGSNENDQNDQGTITEFNPDYIISDPGLRIPIEQFSPNIRDEIRRAFMERGPTQPSSHVFPRGQDKRRFRKEWFEKYNWLEYSLVNDKAYCFCCYLFRRVGVDDDKFGYEAFTKEGFRQWKNAYLALPKHVGGPNSAHNRSRAAFDDFDNQRASVKEKIVVHTKEAQKKYETRVDTSLAIVSYIALQGEPFRGHDESETSLNKGNFLEFLDWYKLRNEEVRQAFEFACPKNAKMTSGTIQKELAECCAQAVTKVIKEEMSGCLFSILVDESRDISVKEQMAIIVRYVNKKGQVVERFLGIKHVKLTTSEALKRAIVEVLSAHGLTIAKIRGQGYDGASNMRGEFNGVQKLIRDENPYAFYIHCFAHQLQLVVVSVSKCCSSIEDFFDYVDMIVSSTSASCKRKDLLIDSHHTIVLNKLDSGDILSGRGQNQETSLPRPGDTRWGSHYRTLLRIETMWDSIIEVLQVVHDEERNPSRAGGLVPIMESFSFVFIMKMMLQILRITNELSHLLQKKDQNIVEAMSLVIDVKTRLNNLRSEGYEPLLEEVKTFCQENDILIPNMEDSVPRFGRSRKGGRNNITQDHYFRVDTFFATIDAITTEFDHRFNEVSSELLTCFACLDPRDSFSNFDVNKLARLTDIYLDDFSFDDRKRIRDQLETFIIHVRRVEAFRACYDLASLAMKMVELKRHEIFPLVYRLIELALLLPVATASVERAFSAMKIIKTELRNKMSDGWLNDLMVVYIEREIFKGIDLESIKKAFQKKKDRNMQLPKSPRRN, encoded by the exons ATGTTGCCACTCGATGGTGATGCTTCCAATCCAAGCTCTAgcagaaaagggaaaagaaaggcaCAAGAAAGAG ATCTAAAGAGCTATTTTAGTCCATTCGTATCCAGTAGCATAAACCCAAGCACTCATGGAAGTGAAGTTGGTAATGCCATaatagaggaggaagaggtggtGGAAACTCATTTGGAGGACACCAATACCATAGACCAACAGCCAGGTAGCAATGAAAATGATCAAAATGATCAAGGTACAATAACTGAGTTCAATCCGGATTATATCATTTCTGATCCGGGGCTTCGGATTCCAATTGAGCAATTTAGTCCTAATATTAGAGATGAAATTAGGAGGGCTTTCATGGAACGAGGTCCAACTCAACCTAGTAGTCATGTTTTTCCTAGAGGACAAGATAAAAGGCGCTTTCGAAAAGAATGGTTTGAGAAATATAATTGGCTGGAATATAGCTTGGTGAATGATAAGGCTTATTGCTTTTGTTGTTATCTTTTTAGAAGAGTTGGTGTAGATGATGATAAATTTGGTTATGAGGCATTTACAAAAGAAGGCTTTAGGCAATGGAAGAATGCCTACTTAGCACTCCCTAAACATGTTGGTGGCCCTAATAGTGCTCATAATAGATCAAGAGCGgcatttgatgattttgataatCAAAGGGCAAGTGTAAAGGAGAAAATTGTAGTTCATACCAAAGAGGCAcaaaagaagtatgaaaccCGTGTAGATACATCTTTGGCTATTGTAAGTTATATTGCCTTGCAAGGTGAACCGTTCCGTGGACATGATGAATCAGAAACTTCATTGAACAAAGGCAACTTTCTAGAATTTCTTGATTGGTACAAACTAAGAAATGAGGAAGTGAGGCAGGCATTTGAATTTGCTTGTCCTAAAAATGCTAAAATGACTTCTGGAACAATTCAGAAAGAACTTGCCGAGTGTTGTGCTCAAGCGGTTACCAAAGTCATAAAAGAAGAGATGAGTGGTTGTTTATTCTCTATTCTTGTTGATGAATCTCGTGATATATCAGTCAAAGAGCAAATGGCCATAATAGTCAG GTATGTGAATAAAAAGGGGCAAGTAGTTGAAAGATTTTTGGGTATCAAGCATGTCAAGCTAACTACATCAGAAGCATTAAAGAGAGCAATAGTGGAGGTTCTTAGTGCCCATGGTTTAACTATTGCAAAAATACGAGGCCAAGGGTATGATGGAGCTTCTAATATGAGAGGTGAATTCAATGGTGTTCAAAAACTAATTCGTGATGAGAACCCATATGCTTTTTATATCCATTGCTTTGCTCACCAATTGCAGTTGGTAGTTGTTTCGGTTTCAAAGTGTTGTTCATCTATAGAGGATTTCTTTGACTATGTGGATATGATTGTGAGCAGCACTAGTGCATCTTGTAAGAGGAAGGATTTATTGATTGATAGTCATCATACAATTGTTTTGAATAAGTTGGACAGTGGAGATATTTTATCAGGTAGAGGACAAAATCAAGAAACATCATTGCCTAGGCCTGGAGATACAAGATGGGGATCTCACTACAGGACATTGCTTCGTATTGAAACAATGTGGGACTCAATAATAGAAGTTCTGCAAGTGGTGCATGATGAGGAACGTAATCCATCAAGGGCAGGGGGGTTGGTGCCTATTATGGAGTCTTTCAGCTTTGTGTTTATCATGAAGATGATGTTACAGATCCTTCGCATAACAAATGAGCTATCTCATCTATTGCAGAAGAAGGATCAAAATATTGTTGAGGCCATGTCTTTGGTTATTGACGTGAAAACACGTTTGAACAATTTGAGAAGCGAAGGTTATGAGCCACTACTTGAAGAAGTCAAAACATTTTGCCAAGAGAATGATATCCTAATACCAAATATGGAAGATAGTGTACCAAGATTTGGTAGATCAAGGAAAGGAGGGAGAAACAACATCACTCAAGATCATTACTTTCGTGTTGATACCTTCTTTGCTACCATAGATGCTATCACAACAGAGTTTGATCATCGATTCAATGAGGTATCATCGGAATTACTTACTTGCTTTGCTTGCCTTGATCCTAGAGATTCGTTCTCTAACTTTGATGTGAATAAACTTGCTCGCCTCACGGATATATATTTGGATGATTTTTCTTTTGATGACCGGAAAAGAATAAGAGACCAGTTAGAAACCTTCATTATTCATGTTAGAAGAGTTGAGGCATTCAGAGCTTGTTATGACCTTGCAAGCCTAGCAATGAAAATGGTTGAACTTAAGAGGCATGAAATATTTCCCTTGGTTTATCGCCTAATTGAGCTGGCATTGCTGCTACCAGTAGCAACTGCATCAGTTGAAAGAGCATTTTCAGCCATGAAGATTATTAAAACTGAGTTGCGGAACAAGATGTCTGATGGTTGGCTTAATGACTTGATGGTGGTGTATATTGAGCGGGAGATATTTAAAGGAATTGATCTTGAATCTATCAagaaggcttttcagaagaaaaAAGATAGAAATATGCAATTGCCAAAGTCTCCTAGACGCAACTAA